Genomic DNA from Anthonomus grandis grandis chromosome 5, icAntGran1.3, whole genome shotgun sequence:
TGTTGccgcaagaatttttaaatacgtTCTGTAATGCAAGATGTAATTAGCTTATAGAGTGTGGATAAGCAATCGGCCAATAGCCTATTGCTTATCCATATCCTTTATCTTGAGTGTTTTGGCAGCCCTTGGACTAAAGGTAAGTGGTaccttctattaaaaaattgggcAAATTCTGATTCATAAGCACGTCGTTTAGGTTGGTCAGTTGTTGATGTGTTGACCACAATTTCTTAATCCAGTAATTTTGGATGTGGTCTTCCAGCAGACTGGCTTTCCAGttatgtagcttttttatgaCGTTAGTCACTTCGTCAactaaaaatggtaaaaatgccAATGGTAAAAATGCTCGttcattttgagttttttttaatcatacttctctatacctatctttagcggtttgtgaaaaaaattgcatgtttttttgctaaaaatttatcctatgattatatattatatctcaaaaaccagttaaaatataattttgaaaatttctacacgTATTCCTAACGTAATTAAATTAGGCGCCTATattagcatttttcaaaaattgtactGACTTAgaggaaattttttttcgacACGGAATGGCTGGATGAACAGCCATTCCGTGTCGAGGTTGCATTTACTAGGTGTTGTTAATTGAATGCCCCAGAACTCCTCGATGATTTCTTTAGTGGTGTAAATACTAATGACAGTTGTTTTGGAGTACAGTTTTCTGGCTCCTGCTGTGTATGTTGTTGAGTCTGAGGCATCATTTCCTTTACTCTTTCTTGTAATTTCTGTGGTTCTGATACCTCTGATGTATTCATTTAGCCGGTCCATGTCTTTCctaatatcttaaatattttttctcatggCGGTGTCGGTCTTTCGTTACGTGTAATACTTTgctggttatttattatttttaatcccaAGGTTTTTAATAACAGCGGTAGCCGCACAGTAGATTACGAGTATTAGATAAAGCTGTTCAAGTGTCGTAACTATAAGAATACAATCAGGTATAATTAAGTTAGAATAACCAATTAGCGAGAATAGTTAACTCTAGGAAGAGCTGGTCTTGTTGAGGGGTTTGTGTCTCTTCTAAATTCTATTCTAAGTTTAGCACGCACGTCATCATGTTCCTTGTTCTGGTCTTCATTTAGAGATTCTTGATATATTATCAGTTCTGTATATATCAGTAATGGTGCCTGAACtggcaaaaaaaatttcctCTAAGTCagtacaatttttgaaaaatgctaatATAGGCGCCTAATTTAATTACGTTAGGAATACGTGTAGAAATtttcagaattatattttaactggtttttgagatataatatataatcataggataaatttttagcaaaaaaacatgcaattttttttcacaaaccgctaaagataggtatagagaagtatgattaaaaaagactcaaaatGAAGCGGGGTATCAAAATccctaaaaatatatagggagATCTATTTGAAAAACCAAAGGTGTGGCCAGTTTTCTACATAAGCGGCAACACTGCAgtactgaaaatattttagaccgaTAGAGCATTGTGGAGTGGAGAttcattctttaaaataaattttagcgaTACTTTTGCTCTAGAAACAGAAGACCAGAGCAAATTGCAGAGATCATTCGGATTTGAATATGTAATctgtttttaaaagtaatttatcgGATATATGATTTTTGCAAAACAATATTCAATccatgaattttaaatttcatttggtGTATTTTGCAAACACATACACTGTAATGACATATCAATATCAATGTTCACCTACGcaatatttcaacaaaaatgtCTCATGAATTTTTCTCAAACTAGTAGCAGCATTTTTTAACACTATCCTTTTTTCCAATAATCATAATGGAAAAGCAGTCTTTCTTTTCAGGCATCACATCTATTTTATAAACTTGTAGAACCTTTGCAATGGAATTTTATAAAGAGCTAACAATAGTGGTATCATCTTATATAGTGGCGCATCTTAAATCCAGTTTAAGCCATCTAAATGAAAGCAATTGCAAAAATTAGTAATTGACGTATAACAATTTACAAATGTTTGCAATCATCGTCACTGTGGTtaataaaactgtattttttctttgtgTCGACTTATTTTGATAAAGCGACTTTAATCGCTgcttctgattttttttgtcgCTATTGAATTCACTTTTACGTATGAGAAATTCCTCTAAAATACGAAATCAAAACGCTTATTGtccatattattatatttgaaaatgttagtttttctttcaaaattggttttgattgttttttcgTCAGATTCACTAACAAAGCCATTCTTGGCATTTTTTCTACACATATCGCATAAGCATTGTTGAACCAGATTAAGAAAAGCTTCCGCTTTTCAGTAACTCTTGAAATTCTTTAATAAGCTTTGTTATGATCTGtgattatctttatttaatggATTACAACATGCTTCAGAAGAATACATTAATGCCTGCCTACATTAATGGAAAATACGTTACATTAGAGCTGTAACAGAAAGCAGAAATACGAAAAAACACACTTGTGcgatatagttttttaaatgctaGAGAGAAGCCGCTGAAAAGCAATTTTTCATTATCACAATGAAAATGAGAATCAAAATTTCTTATACTGATTTCATTATTTCTGACTCTAATAACAAACtaaaagtcaaaataataatagtgcTCTTACTTGTGCACGGGTCTTTCCAATACGCTCAGCAATTTTTGCAACGTGTGGATCATTCAGTAAGGTTTTGCTACCAGATCCTAGAGGCATGTAGGCTTGTACCAAAATGCCATGCTTTTTACAAAACTCTAGTACCTCATATGGATGGTAATAAGGATGCCACTCGATCTGTAAAAAGcagatttactttaaattaggaaataataaaaccaataatattttattgtcaatataaacattgAGCCAAACtataatatgtaatatgtaaGTCCGAAGTTTTCGTATTTCTAGTTGACGtttattaaatagatttttaccCTCATATGCTAGTTCCGAGCAGATGATTAGTAACCTTAGCACATCATTTTGACGTTGATTATGCcatttatgttttgttttaaactaAGGACactgtttataaaattaaaagacaagTATACCATGTTCTGAAAACAACCAATGACATGACTCATGAACTTTTTTTGTGTCATAAATACAagttataaagatttttttcataagtATTACAGAAATAAATACCATATGAAATAAATCTAAAGAAGGTacgtacatttaaaaattaaaaagtttataggTCACTTGCTATAATAACTCAaggaatataattttgaaacaaACTTTTGCTAAATAATTCACAAATTTGAGAGAAAAGTCCATTATTAGGcgtaaatgtaaaattaaaaactcataCTGAACACTATATGTGGTAAGTGGGGCCGGATGTAGGAAACTGAGGAAAGGTGAGGGAATAATATGATGTAGGTAATGCAACAAAAGAAGTTAAAGACATCTGGGTCTAAGTTGCAAGAAGTGACTGAAACACAAAAATAGGTCGTTATTGGACCAatgatttattctattttcaaaataaatccaCTTTGTATGTGAccattataataattttaaaattatgcgtTGCGCATTTACAATGGATGGTAGGAATATTTTCTAGTAGCGACGAAAGCGCATATTTTTATCAAGTCCGCAGGCTCTTTCAATACCAGGGATTTCTATTCCGCTTTCGTACATTgacaaaaggaaaaaaattcttaatgcaATAACATCATTCCATTCTGATTTGTCGCAAAGTCAGGAAAATATGTCCTAGTGTAAAGTTTTACTTGATATCCTAAATTTTTCTAAGAAATGTGTATTAAGAcactaattaaaattatcattgCATTAACTGAAATTTCACTCAATGGGTTTTCCAACATTTTCTAAGACCAAATCTAGATTACCAGATTAAGGAGATCatataaaagacaaattttacttatttgcaaaacaaaatagaaatatcATAATACTTCTAAATGAATAAATGATCAAATTAACAATAGAAACAAACCTACTAAACCTATCTATAAACAACGAAATCTCTGTTACTAGTTTcagaaatgtttttaattttgttaccAAAACTAATGGATTCACACATTAATGCAAATCAGACTGACTTCCTTCTAACATATATCCTCTTCTTACTTGATTAACAGCTGGTAATACACCCTCAGGACTATTAAGTATTTCCTCTAAATGCCTAACTGTATAGTTAGACACTCCAATGTTTCTTACTAGTCCATCATTTTTAGCTTTAACCATCTGCCTCCAGCTTTCAGCTCTGAGTTTTGCAGCTGACCCAGGCCAGTGTATCAGATAAAGGTCCAAGTATTCACAGTCCAGTTTACTTAGTGACTCTTCTATGGCAGCATAGGCTATTTTACCATGGTCGCTTGGCactaaatgaataattaatattctttaatgTTGCATTAATTAAATTGGCAGGCTTACATAGTTTGGTGGTAATAAAAATGTCACGTCTTGTTAGTTTATGTTTTGGTAATAGTTCTTTTAAGGCCCTTCCTATTTCTGTTTCATTGCCATACATTTTTGCGgtatctgtaaaaaaaaatatgttatttactAATATACCACTGCTATGCCtggctttcatttcaaaacgaaatCATGTCTTTGGATGATTTGATAAAAATCTATCCCTATATATAGCAATATTAAACACACAACTGTTCTACAGATAAAGAGACCGCAATTATAATCCTTATAATCCTTCATCTCAACTGTGATCTTTAGTGAATTAAAGGTACTtagtttttgaataattttaatggtAATTTTGTCATTAAGGCATTTAAAGGTATACTTTTGTGTGGTAAAAAATTCATAgatcaaatcaaaaattttgtcgTTTAAGTAAGTGTCGTTTAAGTAAAATTTGCCTTTACCTCATCCTGCATTATATTCTGAAAAAAAGATcagtatacaaaataattatagaaaattaaaaagcgcattatacatattttgaaaaggcaaaaataattactaattttCCGGAATAAATTTATGAATGAGCAAGGTTCTAATGTTGCAGATAGATAAAATAgttctattaaataattttctttgtaaCCTAAAAATAGGTTTCCCATAGGCTACATAACAGAAAtgattttactaaaataaaagaaatataaaaaagtgaaaaactaATCGGTTTAAATATGACAGAATTTATTTCCCCCACCCTTATTATTGAGCCaatgaaaatttaactttaaccaAATCTATACAAGATTTACTTAGCTCTCCAATGTCGTTATCAACCTCACATCTTAATTTAGCAATTTtggtcaaattttaattttaattagttttttattttaaaagttgctcCCTTTTGCAGACACTTTgcaaagtgaaaatatttttggacgATTCCTCATTGCCAGTTTTGTTATGATCTTTTTTCCTTAACTGAGTTTTTGGCTAAAGTCAAGGGTTCTTGAGATAAAGACAGTATACACCCTTAAactgaacaccctgtatattattaatgtcATAATTATCGatgaaaaatatgaagaaaattgaaataaatgtttaaaagaaacagaaaaaaaacttgACTTGTAAGATTtgcaagtttatttttaatgaaaaaaatcacGGAATTTTAGCACCAgatgtatataatataatccTCTATAATCCAATCAACTGATTGAAAAATGGCAGTTTTTAAGGTGAGGTggcattaaatttattatttcagggaTAATAAAAGTAACATGTCTTTGAGTTGAGAAGTATAGTGTTACTGGTAACACCAGCTACTAGTAAGATTTTTGCATTAAAACTGAGGCAAAGTTAGAATgccatttgaaaatttaaaaaaaaatccacatattacataataataacaataataaatcatcTTTTATTAATCATGCATATACATTACATAGATATAAATCTGTTTACATAAGTATATACATAAAGGTTAAAGAATACAAATGGCAAAGTTTAGCCTTAGGCTACTCTTACATTTAACCATTAATATTCTAAATCAAAGAGAAACTGAAAAGTTTACATAATTCATAATGACAGAAGTATTCtactaaatattttgcaaattaagCAAAGAAGTTTTAAACTCAGACATACAAACTTTTGAActgatatttctaaaaaaagaaaagtggTCCAATTATAGACCCTTGTGGTACACCAGATATTACTGTCTCAGCAGAACAAAAATTGCT
This window encodes:
- the LOC126736866 gene encoding glyoxal reductase-like, with amino-acid sequence MSFKMHSGDLIPLIGFGTYMVDGFKQTKEVLDNALSVGYRLFDTAKMYGNETEIGRALKELLPKHKLTRRDIFITTKLLPSDHGKIAYAAIEESLSKLDCEYLDLYLIHWPGSAAKLRAESWRQMVKAKNDGLVRNIGVSNYTVRHLEEILNSPEGVLPAVNQIEWHPYYHPYEVLEFCKKHGILVQAYMPLGSGSKTLLNDPHVAKIAERIGKTRAQVILKWSVQQGVGVIPKAATKSHMEDNIKLDFTLSDEDMNTLCNLKKRTKYDWDPESLP